From Streptomyces asiaticus, one genomic window encodes:
- a CDS encoding polysaccharide deacetylase family protein encodes MPTDDFGLPSESWRWPEHTWRGHVDAVRAGRRLVPDRWPGGARVAVALSFDSDHETIPLRDGETSPGRLAQGEYGARVGAPRILDLLARYGVPATFFMPAVSALVHPEESRAYTRDGHELAVHGWIHERNMLLGREDEKELTARALDTLTTLTGRRPVGIRTPSWDFSDSTLDIMLELGFAYDSSLMADDEPYEIVTEGRPTGLVEIPVDWIRDDAPYFTMDRYGSVRPHSRPRDVREIWTDEFDAAYRDGGVFQLTLHPHVIGHRSRLVALRELLDHIAAHPGVWYATHAQLADVARGVLHGRTAAGSAADTPEHTP; translated from the coding sequence ATGCCCACAGACGACTTCGGCCTGCCCTCGGAGAGCTGGCGCTGGCCCGAACACACCTGGCGCGGCCATGTCGACGCGGTCCGCGCCGGACGGCGGCTGGTCCCCGACCGCTGGCCGGGCGGTGCCCGGGTCGCGGTCGCCCTCTCCTTCGACTCCGACCACGAGACGATCCCGCTGCGCGACGGCGAGACCAGCCCCGGACGGCTCGCCCAGGGCGAGTACGGCGCCCGCGTCGGCGCTCCACGGATCCTGGACCTCCTGGCCCGCTACGGCGTCCCGGCGACCTTCTTCATGCCGGCCGTCTCCGCCCTCGTCCACCCCGAGGAGTCCCGCGCCTACACCCGTGACGGGCACGAACTGGCCGTCCACGGATGGATCCACGAGCGCAACATGCTGCTGGGCCGCGAGGATGAGAAGGAACTCACGGCGCGCGCCCTCGACACCCTCACCACGCTGACCGGCCGGCGCCCCGTCGGCATCCGCACCCCGTCCTGGGACTTCTCGGACTCGACCCTCGACATCATGCTCGAGCTGGGCTTCGCCTACGACTCCTCGCTCATGGCCGACGACGAGCCCTACGAGATCGTCACCGAGGGCCGGCCCACCGGCCTGGTGGAGATCCCCGTCGACTGGATCCGGGACGATGCCCCGTACTTCACGATGGACCGCTACGGGTCCGTCCGTCCGCACAGCCGCCCGCGCGACGTACGGGAGATCTGGACCGACGAGTTCGACGCCGCGTACCGGGACGGCGGCGTCTTCCAACTCACCCTGCACCCGCACGTCATCGGTCACCGCTCGCGCCTCGTGGCGCTGCGCGAACTCCTCGACCACATCGCCGCTCACCCCGGCGTCTGGTACGCGACACACGCCCAGCTCGCCGACGTGGCCCGCGGCGTGCTGCACGGCCGGACCGCGGCCGGTTCCGCCGCCGACACCCCGGAGCACACACCATGA
- a CDS encoding Lrp/AsnC family transcriptional regulator, translated as MTHRAPADTIDDLDRRVIAALQLNGRAPWSAVARWVGTSETTAQRRYKALRERGVLRVVGSLELDRTREGSSMLVRVQARPGRGLDLADQLAVSPDVRFLAVVTGAADLIVDFVARDNEEMMRMLFTDLPGADLITSTEAVAVIRAFTSASMWDTGLLPAEAAADLRPATLASSCDRADWDQAPKALTGLEQEVAAALKEDGRAQVSTLARHLGHTESGVARAMDRLISRGILQFRTLVEPTLLGYDAEFMVWLSIEPDRLDAAGRQLARHPGTKFLGAATGRFNLVGHMVLPRRTDLLRYTSDVIGALPGLIASDVTLHLATLKYSWHRMVRPV; from the coding sequence ATGACCCACCGAGCTCCCGCGGACACCATCGACGACCTGGACCGCCGTGTCATCGCGGCGCTCCAGCTCAACGGTCGCGCCCCGTGGAGCGCGGTGGCTCGTTGGGTGGGTACGAGCGAGACGACCGCCCAGCGGCGCTACAAGGCCCTGCGCGAGCGGGGAGTGCTGCGGGTCGTCGGCAGTCTGGAGCTGGACCGCACGCGGGAGGGCTCTTCCATGCTGGTCCGGGTGCAGGCCAGGCCCGGCCGCGGGCTGGACCTCGCGGATCAGCTCGCCGTCAGCCCGGACGTGCGCTTCCTGGCCGTCGTCACCGGTGCCGCCGATCTCATCGTCGATTTCGTTGCCCGCGACAACGAGGAGATGATGCGGATGCTCTTCACCGACCTGCCCGGGGCCGACCTGATCACCAGCACCGAGGCGGTCGCCGTCATCCGTGCGTTCACCTCCGCGTCGATGTGGGACACCGGGCTGCTGCCCGCTGAGGCGGCGGCGGACCTGCGGCCCGCCACCCTCGCGTCGTCCTGCGACCGCGCCGACTGGGACCAGGCGCCAAAAGCGCTGACCGGTCTGGAGCAGGAGGTCGCCGCGGCTCTCAAGGAGGACGGCCGCGCCCAGGTCAGCACCCTGGCCCGGCACCTGGGCCACACCGAGTCCGGAGTCGCACGGGCCATGGACCGGCTCATCTCCCGCGGCATCCTGCAATTCCGCACTCTCGTCGAACCGACCCTGCTCGGGTACGACGCGGAGTTCATGGTGTGGCTGTCGATCGAGCCCGACCGGCTCGACGCCGCGGGGCGGCAGCTCGCGCGGCATCCGGGAACCAAGTTCCTGGGCGCGGCGACCGGGCGCTTCAACCTCGTCGGACACATGGTGCTGCCCCGCCGCACCGATCTGTTGCGCTACACCAGCGACGTCATCGGGGCACTGCCCGGGCTGATCGCCTCCGACGTGACATTGCACCTGGCCACCCTGAAGTACTCCTGGCACCGGATGGTCCGCCCCGTCTGA